Part of the Ignavibacterium album JCM 16511 genome, GAAAGTTTTGTTATATCTGCAATTCTGTAAATTCCTCTTTCATTAAGATGCTGCTTCATTACTTTACCTACACCGGGAATAGTTTCAACGGGCATCGGAGCCAAAAATTCTTTTTCCATTCCGGGGATTATGTATGTAATTCCTTTTGGTTTCATACAATCAGAACCAATCTTAGCTACTGTTTTATTACTACCAATTCCAATTGAACAAGGCAGATGAAGTTCATCCCAGATTTCTTTTTGAAGTTTTGATGCGAACGCAAACATAGAACCATATATTATTTGTGTTCCCGTCATATCGAGATAAAATTCATCAATTGATGCCTGTTCAATCAATGGAGCATATCTTTCAAGAATATTTTTAACTGCGTTTGAATATCTTTCATATTCTTCGAAGTGCCCGTGCAAATAAATTCCGTGAGGACAAAGTTTATAAGCAGTTCTTATCGGCATAGCGGAATGTAAACCATAAGCGCGTGCTTCGTATGAACAGGCAGCGACAATTCCTCTTCCATATTTTGGATCGCCACCCACAATTACAGGTTTGCCATTTAACTTCGGATCGAGAATTCTCTCTACTGAAACAAAGAAAGCATCTAAGTCTAAATGAAAAATTGTACGCATAGTTTCCCTAAAAAATCCCCTCCTTTTTAAGGAGGGGTGGCTTCTGCCAAAGGCAGAAGACGGGGTGGTTTATCATTACTGTTTATTAAAACATTCCCTGATTTTACTCAAAACATACTCAGTGTTTTTCAATACTTCATTATTTTCAAATCTGATAACCCTTAACCCAAGTGACTCGATATAATTAGTTCTCTCCTTATCATACTTAATAGCTTCATCATTAAAATGAACTTTACCATCAAGCTCAACAACTAATTTCTCTTCCGGACAATAAAAATCAACAACAAAAGGACCTATACTTGTTTGCCTTCTGAATTTTCTTCCATCAAGCTGTTTGTCTTTAACATGTTGCCAGAAGATAACCTCCGCATAGGTTAAGTTATTTCTAAGTTCTTTTCGTCTTGGTTTTAGCTCTTTTCGGTTGAAGATTTTTTTATTGTTATTTTGTTTCATAGGGTACCAGTCCCGATAAATCGGGACACCACTC contains:
- the dinB gene encoding DNA polymerase IV → MRTIFHLDLDAFFVSVERILDPKLNGKPVIVGGDPKYGRGIVAACSYEARAYGLHSAMPIRTAYKLCPHGIYLHGHFEEYERYSNAVKNILERYAPLIEQASIDEFYLDMTGTQIIYGSMFAFASKLQKEIWDELHLPCSIGIGSNKTVAKIGSDCMKPKGITYIIPGMEKEFLAPMPVETIPGVGKVMKQHLNERGIYRIADITKLSADYFSVAFGKYGVDLWRKAHGEGTEYLKIQRERKSISRETTFGKDVTSDEELKQTLFYLTGKVCQSLRKRGWEASTIEIKLRYIDFQTLVRSKTISPTDDDKIVFDTAWELLQKAKTRRVAVRLIGVGLTNFSPTSEQEFLFEDYEIKRKKMFKAVTKIRDKFGYESVFLGASKKIEKDHLIGNY
- a CDS encoding endonuclease domain-containing protein, producing the protein MKQNNNKKIFNRKELKPRRKELRNNLTYAEVIFWQHVKDKQLDGRKFRRQTSIGPFVVDFYCPEEKLVVELDGKVHFNDEAIKYDKERTNYIESLGLRVIRFENNEVLKNTEYVLSKIRECFNKQ